A genome region from Schistocerca americana isolate TAMUIC-IGC-003095 chromosome 1, iqSchAmer2.1, whole genome shotgun sequence includes the following:
- the LOC124619871 gene encoding protein arginine N-methyltransferase 1 isoform X1: MASSLVSSPIVNNELDANKVELLGTSMENMEVNAEKVESLKQMANDEKSAKEVHVDDMTSRDYYFDSYAHFGIHEEMLKDEVRTLTYRNSMFHNKHLFKGKTVLDIGCGTGILSMFAAKAGAARVIGIDCSNIVEYAKQIVEANQLSDIITIVKGKVEEVELPHGIENVDIIISEWMGYCLFYESMLDTVLFARDKWLRPDGLLFPDRATLFICGIEDRQYKDEKINWWDDVYGFDMSSIRKVAISEPLVDVVDPKQVVTNACLLKEVDLYTVQKEDLHFTAPFHLQVRRNDYIQALVTFFNIEFTKCHKRIGFSTAPEAPYTHWKQTVFYFDDYLTVKKNEEIYGVFSMKPNARNNRDLDFTIELDFKGELGEVHESNVYRMR; this comes from the exons ATGGCGTCTAGTCTAGTAAGTTCGCCCATAGTAAATAACGAATTGGATGCGAATAAAGTTGAATTGCTG GGTACAAGCATGGAAAACATGGAAGTTAATGCTGAGAAAGTAGAAAGCCTAAAACAAATGGCAAATGATGAGAAGAGTGCCAAGGAAGTTCATGTTGATGACATGACATCTAGAGATTATTATTTTGACTCTTATGCACATTTTGGAATACACGAAGAAATGTTAAAGGATGAAGTcagaacactgacctacagaaattCAATGTTTCACAACAAACATTTGTTCAAG GGGAAGACTGTTCTGGACATCGGCTGCGGGACTGGTATTCTGTCAATGTTTGCAGCAAAAGCAGGTGCTGCACGTGTTATTGGTATTGACTGTTCTAATATTGTTGAATATGCAAAACAGATTGTTGAAGCAAACCAGCTGAGTGATATTATCACAATAGTGAAAGGAAAG GTGGAAGAAGTAGAACTTCCCCATGGCATTGAAAATGTGGACATCATAATCTCAGAGTGGATGGGATACTGTCTCTTTTATGAATCGATGTTGGATACAGTTCTCTTTGCTCGAGACAAGTGGCTTCGTCCTGATGGTTTACTGTTTCCAGATCGTGCAACGTTATTTATTTGTGGAATTGAAGATCGCCAGTACAAGGATGAAAAAATCAATTGGTGGGATGATGTTTACGGTTTTGACATGAGCTCAATTCGTAAAGTTGCAATCAGCGAACCACTAGTGGATGTTGTTGACCCCAAACAG GTGGTTACAAATGCATGTCTTCTGAAAGAAGTTGATTTGTACACTGTTCAGAAAGAGGACTTACATTTTACGGCACCAtttcatcttcaggtgcgacggaaCGACTACATTCAAGCGTTAGTGACATTTTTTAACATAGAGTTCACAAAGTGCCATAAACGTATTGGTTTCAGCACTGCTCCAGAGGCTCCGTACACTCATTGGAAGCAGACAGTATTTTACTTTGATGATTATCTTACTGTGAAGAAAAATGAGGAAATATATGGTGTGTTCTCAATGAAGCCGAATGCTAGAAATAATAGGGATCTGGATTTTACCATAGAGCTGGACTTCAAAGGCGAGCTCGGTGAAGTGCATGAAAGTAATGTGTATCGCATGCGCTAG
- the LOC124619871 gene encoding protein arginine N-methyltransferase 1 isoform X2, protein MENMEVNAEKVESLKQMANDEKSAKEVHVDDMTSRDYYFDSYAHFGIHEEMLKDEVRTLTYRNSMFHNKHLFKGKTVLDIGCGTGILSMFAAKAGAARVIGIDCSNIVEYAKQIVEANQLSDIITIVKGKVEEVELPHGIENVDIIISEWMGYCLFYESMLDTVLFARDKWLRPDGLLFPDRATLFICGIEDRQYKDEKINWWDDVYGFDMSSIRKVAISEPLVDVVDPKQVVTNACLLKEVDLYTVQKEDLHFTAPFHLQVRRNDYIQALVTFFNIEFTKCHKRIGFSTAPEAPYTHWKQTVFYFDDYLTVKKNEEIYGVFSMKPNARNNRDLDFTIELDFKGELGEVHESNVYRMR, encoded by the exons ATGGAAAACATGGAAGTTAATGCTGAGAAAGTAGAAAGCCTAAAACAAATGGCAAATGATGAGAAGAGTGCCAAGGAAGTTCATGTTGATGACATGACATCTAGAGATTATTATTTTGACTCTTATGCACATTTTGGAATACACGAAGAAATGTTAAAGGATGAAGTcagaacactgacctacagaaattCAATGTTTCACAACAAACATTTGTTCAAG GGGAAGACTGTTCTGGACATCGGCTGCGGGACTGGTATTCTGTCAATGTTTGCAGCAAAAGCAGGTGCTGCACGTGTTATTGGTATTGACTGTTCTAATATTGTTGAATATGCAAAACAGATTGTTGAAGCAAACCAGCTGAGTGATATTATCACAATAGTGAAAGGAAAG GTGGAAGAAGTAGAACTTCCCCATGGCATTGAAAATGTGGACATCATAATCTCAGAGTGGATGGGATACTGTCTCTTTTATGAATCGATGTTGGATACAGTTCTCTTTGCTCGAGACAAGTGGCTTCGTCCTGATGGTTTACTGTTTCCAGATCGTGCAACGTTATTTATTTGTGGAATTGAAGATCGCCAGTACAAGGATGAAAAAATCAATTGGTGGGATGATGTTTACGGTTTTGACATGAGCTCAATTCGTAAAGTTGCAATCAGCGAACCACTAGTGGATGTTGTTGACCCCAAACAG GTGGTTACAAATGCATGTCTTCTGAAAGAAGTTGATTTGTACACTGTTCAGAAAGAGGACTTACATTTTACGGCACCAtttcatcttcaggtgcgacggaaCGACTACATTCAAGCGTTAGTGACATTTTTTAACATAGAGTTCACAAAGTGCCATAAACGTATTGGTTTCAGCACTGCTCCAGAGGCTCCGTACACTCATTGGAAGCAGACAGTATTTTACTTTGATGATTATCTTACTGTGAAGAAAAATGAGGAAATATATGGTGTGTTCTCAATGAAGCCGAATGCTAGAAATAATAGGGATCTGGATTTTACCATAGAGCTGGACTTCAAAGGCGAGCTCGGTGAAGTGCATGAAAGTAATGTGTATCGCATGCGCTAG